The sequence CGCTGAGccgcgggggaggggcgggggacgCCCGTGCGGCCGGTGCGTCTGCCCTCAGTGAGGCGGGGCGCGTGGCGGACGCCCCCGGGCAGGGGCGGGAGTGGTGGAGGGGCCGGACGGTAGTCTGTGAAAGGGGCGGTGAGCGAACTGCTCCTGTCTCAAGGCGAGGCTTGGCCTCCGGAGCAGAGACGGGGggaagcggcggcggcggcagcggccctTGGGCCGGCTGTTGAGGCGATGGCGGCGCCGGCCCCGGGGGCTGGGGCAGCCTCGGGAGGCGCTGGCTGTAGCGGTGGCGGCGGCGCGGGCGCCGGCTCCGGGGCCGCCGGGGCCGGGGGCCGGCTGCCCAGCCGGGTGCTGGAGTTGGTGTTCTCCTACCTGGAGCTGTCCGAGCTGCGGAGCTGCGCCCTGGTGTGCAAGCACTGGTACCGCTGCCTGCACGGCGATGAGAACAGCGAGGTGTGGCGAAGCCTATGCGCCCGCAGCTTGGCAGAGGAGGCTTTGCGCACGGACATCCTCTGCAACCTGCCGAGCTACAAGGCCAAGGTGAGGGAGCCCCGCGCCACGCCGCTGCCCCCGGTCCCGCTTGTCCGGGCCGCTCTCAGTGCTTCTCAGCTAAGCTTTTGAGTCGGAAGCCTCGCCTCACTATCCCGCCTTTCCACCGCTCCAGTCAATACCTTACCTTACCTCCCCGCGCCATGGAGATCCTCTTCTCTTTGGGTTGAAGTTCTGCTCCTTAACCCACCCCACTTCCGCGATACACTTTTTGAAGGGCCAGGTGGTTTCCCATCCCTGGTTTCCGTCACTCATTCTACTTTCCACAGTCTTTACCCTTAAAAACAGACCACCTCATTGTTGTAGGTTTCAATACTCATCCTATTTTTCTCCCTGCCCTTTATTAAATCACCTTGGCTGCCTTAACATCGGCTTAGTTTCTCAGATCTTTGCTTTCACCGCACCTTTTCCAAGCTCTGATTTATAactatcttttctttatttttgaccAAGCACTCTTTAATTCCCTCCACTATGTTACAGGCTTATAAATGAGTGTGGTCCAAGGCATCGTGCTGACTTTCAACATAGAGGCTTTAATAGAATATCCTCCCATCGGCACCACTTAACAGTCATAATACTGCCATGTCCCACTATTATTAGCTACTTCCTTGCCACCTTTTTCGTAGTTCCACCTTGGTGTTGTGTCTCTTATGTTCTATTTGTCATCTAACATGCTGATTCCATTTTTGCTGCCTTTTTTCCCCTGCCAGATTCTTGTGATTAGTCTTGCTTTCATATGCAAGTAAAAATGTCAAGTAGCAGATAATGGTAGGACTGAGAGGATTCTTCAAGCAATGTAAATAAAAGGCCTTAAACTTGGGTTCAGTTTGGATGGAAACCACTCTTCAGAATAGCAGTCACCAAGAGCATATATGAGACAGGATGAAGTCTGACCTAGAATAtggtaaacataaaaatacattaacaaCTAAAAAGGGAAAACATACCTTTTTAATGCTAGACTGCCAGTGGGGCCAGAATAAggagtaaattttttttccatgtgaaaTAGATGTAAAATGTATTCTTCTGTAATAAAACAGATTTTAGTTTAATAAGATAAGGAATATCGCTTTTTAATATGTCAGCTGTGAAGTTGTTTttctattaaatgaaataatgttaattTGCGAGGACAGTATTTGTACATGGTAGATTCTCAATGGATACTAGTTGTAAGTCATATAGTAGAGTGCAGTAGATTGCAGTTTTGTCTTACTGTGCCTGATAAACGTGTAGATTTCATGagtcttattttttacttttccataaagtttattgtttttacttattttaaattaagacatTTTTGTAATTGGTCTGTAATAGTCATGTTCACATGATTCAAGATTCATATAATAATATGTAATAGATAATGTATTCATGTGAAGAATACATGATTCAAAAGAAGCAAAGTGATGTAAAGCAAAATGTCTTCCTTTTGTCCTTATACCACCGCCATCCAGGTTGGAGGCAACCTATGTTACCTATTTCTTCTGTATCCTTCCAGAGATATTTTAGGTTTCATAAGTTTTTAATACTTTGTATGCCTTTGTACTACTTGCACTATAGGTATTATAGACCTGTACTAATCACATGTACATTCAGATATTGCAGGACTTTTCTTGAATATCTTGAAGATAAAAGATTAATTCAGAAGGAGTCATATAGCCTAGTAGGGACGTCCTCAGTCtagtagaggagaaaaaaatgtatagaaataactAGTGGTTATTAGTTAGAAATGGTAGAAATTGTTGCTAACTGTtagagatataaatatatatatatactagaaGTTTACTGGAAGAGATTTACAAGTTGAGTGGATGATTGTAGAAGGTTTGGGGTTGAGATTGTATTTGAGCTGAACTTTAAAGATGGGGAGAATGTGAACATTTTACTAAGAGGAAGTACCCTGAACAAAATCAAGGCAATGGAAAGCAGAGGGTTTGTacagcatatatttttatttaaaaaaatatgaatgttaGGCACTATGCTCAGTTTTGCAGATGCAATGGTGAataaaaacagatacagactCTTATGGATGCCTTGCCATATGGCACTTACAATCTAGTGCGGGGAAGTGGGTATTAATCAAATAGTCACACAGTTGTAAAATTGCATTTGTGTTAAGTCCTACGAAGGATGGATACATGATGCTCTGAATGTCAGTAATGGAGAATTTGAACTAAgtagggaggtcagggaaggctttctcTGAGGAAATAATGCATGAACTGAGACCTGAATGATAAGGATAAATaggccagagagagagaagagcctTCCAGGAAGGAACCTGATGAGTATGAGGGACAGAAAATAATCGATGTGGCTGGAGCATAGACAGCAAAAGTGAGGCACGTTTGAGAAAGATGGAAGAGGTGGACTGGGGCCAAACAAAAGGAAGCCATTTTAAATTGTAAGCAAAAGGGGGTTAGGAGTGTGGGGATTGGTGAtgtgatatttttccattttttagagGTTATTCAGACTTAAGAATGGAGAACAGGTTGGAGGGAGACCTTAGAAATATGAGTATTAGGAAGTATGTAGTAAAAGAGATGGGGAgaaatttagaataaatttaggaaataaaatctaCAGCACTTGGCAATAGATTTGAAAtaggggggaggaagagggaggtgcTCAGGGTGACTCCTAGGTATCTGGCTTATATGATATAGGGATTACCTGGGCTAGATTTTGGATGAATAACAATGAGTTCAGTTTTGGTAGAACAGAGTTTACAGTGTTTTTAAGACATCCGAGAGTTTTCAGATAGGCATCTGTTACAATTTGTAGCTTGGAGGAAAGGCTAAAGATATAAAATAGTTTAGTTAGATTGAATTGTGATAGGAAATATGATTGTAAAGTTAAGCTGAAACTAGATATATCATGGAGGTCCTTGACATACAGCCTTCAGTCTGTAGTTTGGGCTTTGTCTTACAGctggaaaacacagaaatttgAACAAAGGAGGGACGAAGTAAGAGCTGTGCTTTAGAGAAACCAGTCCATAAGGTGAATTCAGGAAGGCAGGGGTTGGTGCCTATACCAGAGGTACTTAAGACCAGAACAAGTGTATAGAGCAGAGACGGGGGTGGCTGGGAGAGGAATTGCAAGAAAACAAGTCCACATAGGTGGACAGCTGACTGGGTGAGGTGGGATGAAGAAGAAGGAAGGGTCAAATAGGATTTCCAGGGAGCCTGGGTAACTGAGAAAATGATGAGAACAGGCTTGGGATAGCATAAAACTGGAAAGTATTTGGAGTTGTCAATCTAATTaggatttgtcttcttttttttctttttgcggtacgcgggcccctcactgctgcggcctctcccgctgcggagcacaggctccagacgcgcaggctcagcggcatggctcacgggcccagccgctccgccgcatgtgggatcctcccggaccagggcacgaacccgtgtcccgtgcatcggcagacggactctcaaccactgcaccaccagtgaagcccctaggatttgtcttctttttaaaagttcatgttTTACATATTACCAAGTAACATCAGTTATTCCAGTCATACTTGGCATCTAGCTATAATTGTCTAAATTTCAGACTTACATCCTAAATTAGGTCTTAAAGCTGTTTGCTATAATGCAAAATCCAGGTTACGCATGAGACTGTGTAGCAAGAACTatagattgtttttatttatttgtgtatttttccattttatctgatttttcacattatctctaaaagataaggacacTTAATCACAATACCATTAGTACATCTAAAGtataaagaaattaatgataattCCTTTATATAAAAAGTTTGGTGTTCACATTTCCAATTGTCTCATAAATGTCAAATgttatatctttaattttcagtttatttaagCAAGATCTATATAAAGTTCCCATGACAAACAGTTGATATGTCTTTTAAGGCTATTTTAGTCTACAGATACACCCTCCATCTCTCTCACCTCTTACCCCGGcagtttatttgttgaagaaaccaggTTGTTTACCCTGTAGAGAGGTTCCCTcaatctggattttgctgatttcaTTCCCATGGTGTTGCTTAACATGCTTTCTGTCCTCTGTATTTCCTATAGAAGTTTGATCAATTTAGGTtagattagatttttttcaagataTGTTTTACTAGAGTCAAATGGTTGAGGTGTGTACAGCACTTTTAGGTACTTAAAAGTGTGTTATAATAAGAACAGATCGGAAAAAATTTAGGTATACTTCAGGTTTACATCCTGTTTATGAAAATATGGGATATCTGAACCAAGGaggttttttgattttgttttaatctgtCCTCTGGAGTACAACAATTAAACAGTGAAGTACTTGCTAATGGTAAATGAGAACTGGATGAGGGGACTGGATGCTTGACTTCTCTTTGGGGCTCTTGTGCTAACTACCTGTTGACTTTACGCCTGTGTCCCCATCCCTGAGTTGAAGTAGGTGAACTTTAACGTCTTTCCTAATGctgaaattctgtgattctggAGTTGATTTCTCAGGTTAACTAAAGCAATAGGTCCCAGCCTTCAGCTGCTTTTGGGTTGTTTGAATAAAGAAGGGATTTTCTAAAAAACGTACAAACTAAAAcctataaattattaaaacatgAGAGAATGTTATTATTTGTAcagagtagcaattttcatattgtctttattttggAAACTTAAAAAACTGGATTACTGAAGGTCAACTATCCTGTCCTGTCAGTGGTAGCTGCTGTTAATGACTATCTCTTTATAAATTTTAGTGATTGAATTTATGCTATCTAGGGGATTATTTGATTTGGTAAAATGAGAGTGGTGATGTCTCAGTGTATGAGTAATACCTAGCAAGGAGGCTGAGGATCTAAGATAGTTTGtggttattaaaatttttcataaactcTAGAGCTGATATGCCTAAGTTctctattttacttaaaatacagTTCTTTTTGGTGGCAGCATTGCCAACACGAAAACTGTGCATATCttaactttttaatgtaaaaatatcgAATATAAACAAGAGTATAGAAAATAACCTCCCTATACCCATCACGAAGCTTTACCAGTGATTAATTCATGGGCAGTCTACTTTCATGTCTACCTTGCCCACTCTCCCATTCCATTCCTGGATATTTCAAAGCAATTCGCAGATATGTCACCCATAAACATTTCAGTACTATCTCTAAAATATAAGGATTCTTGTGTATATCTTTTGATGTGTTAAGAAGTCTATTTGGAGAAATTATACTGTGGTTTAGAATTTTAGTCAATAATGAAACAgctggcagttttatttttaatgttgcaTAATTTATTATGTTAGGATCCCATGCTGAAACGTGAGccatttttgagaaataattattgtattacttaaaatatataactttattgtttaaaaacatGTAGCCTAAAGTTTGGgtactttttaatgtttaagaaaaattaaatttctgtttcttttgtgtgctTTCCATCTTTTCAGATACGTGCTTTCCAACATGCTTTCAGCACTAACGACTGCTCCAGGAATGTCTACATTAAGAAGAATGGCTTTACTTTACATCGAAACCCCATCGCTCAGAGCACTGATGGTGCAAGGACCAAGATTGGTTTCAGTGAGGGCCGCCATGCATGGGAAGTGTGGTGGGAGGGCCCTCTGGGCACTGTGGCAGTGATTGGAATTGCCACAAAACGGGCCCCCATGCAATGCCAAGGTTATGTGGCATTGCTGGGCAGTGATGaccagagctggggctggaatcTAGTGGACAATAATCTACTACATAATGGAGAAGTCAATGGCAGTTTTCCACAATGCAACAATGCACCAAAATATCAGGTGAGGAACTggcttaatttgttttaaatttacaaaattttatatagcagcattatttgtctttttggtaacttttaaatatatagtgtAACTGGCCTTTTTTGGCTACTCTGACAATAATCTTTAGTATCTCAGTATTTGTTTCCTAATACATATTCAATCTGAGCAATCTGTCTTTAAATCAGGTTGGGAAACTTTTTGTATacagggccagatagtaaatattttaggctttgttgtCCATACTGTCTCTCACAACTGTGCAACTATGTTGttatagcacaaaagcagccgtgaattatgtaaatgaatgagcatagCTGTATTCCAGTAAAACCTTATTTATAGActgcaggccagatttggcccaggggccatagtttgccaacttgTGCTTTGGATTGTAATCTTTCTCATATCATGCACATCGAAATTTACTTTTTCTGGATAcctcaccccctcacccccacaaCTGCacctgtgtgcatgtgcatacaTACTTACCCTCTGCTACTTATTAATCTGGATTGTATTTAAAGCGTCTGGAGGTGTCAGCAATTTCCATAAACATAGGTGAGTTCAGGCACACTactgcctatttatttatttggccaccccgcacggcatgcgggatcttaggtctctgatcagggatcgaacctgtgccccctgcagtggaagcacagagtcttaccactggaccgccagggaagtcccaaactactacatttaaaaattcttcttaaaaaaaatatttatttatttatttgactgcatcaggtgttagttgcggcacgcagatTTTTCGtcgtggcgtgcgggcttcgtGGTCCCACGGCatatgtgagatcttagttccctgaccagggatcaaacccgggtccccagcattggaaggcagattcttaaccactggaccaccagcaaagtccctaAAAATTCTTAGCCTTAAGCCATACTCACTTGATTCTAGGGTCATAATTATAGTTCCTATTTGTAAAAGCTATATGATTACCATAGATTCAGCAgagtgtaaaaaataataatctgataAGAACTTGGAAATTTTAAGGAATTATAGATAGTACATTTCAGAGGAACATGTGGTTTGAAAGCTCTAGCCTCAGTAATGACCTCAAGTGAGACATAATAAAGTAGAAGAACTAAGATATATCTCATTTCCTGATGTATAAAAGCCTGGAAGGATTTTCTTTCATAGAATCCTTTCCTTACTGTCCTTTCAGGCTCTGCAAATGCCCTAAGGAGAACGGACTTAATAATCATTGAAGATAAAGACCTATGACTAACCTTGTGACTTTGTAGTGAAAgtcctttattctttatttttcagagaacATACTCTGTGTGATTTCAGTCCCTTTAAATTTATTGCAGCATGTTTTATTCCCAGCATATGGTTTACCTTGATAAATGTCTATGTATGCTTGAATATATATTCTGTTGGATGGAATAATCTATTAAGGACAGCTAGGTCAAATTGGTTGGTAGTGTATAAGTCTTCTATctgctttctgtattttctttctacCTGTTCTTTCATTTACTAAGGAGTATTAAAATCTCCAACTACAGTTGCTGATTTATCTATCTCTTCTTCCAGTTTTGTCACtttttgcttcatgtgttttggaactgttattaggtgcatatacatttaaaattgttatatctacCTACCTGGTtaactcttttatcattatgaaatgaccttCTTTGACTCTAGTAATATTCCTTGTCTttacgtctattttgtctgatatcaaTAAAGCCAATCCAACTTTCTTATGCTTACTATCGCAAAGTACCTCTTTTCcctcatccttttacttttagactgtctttgtatttaaagtgggTCCCCCAGACAGCATGTAATTGGATCTTGCTTTTTATCTAACCCAGTCTCTTGATTTGAGTagttagtccatttatatttaatgtaattgttGGACTGCTTGATATCATCCTTGTTTCTGTGCCTCTGaagctgtgttctttttttctctgttttttggaTTCATTACtttctgttgttctgtcttcaagttcatagatttttttcttcttgtcattTGAACTCTGCTATTGAGCCAGGCTAGTGAATTTTGGTTATTGTGCCCctcagttctaaaattttcatttttatagtttccGTTTCTCTACTGAGATctctatttgttcatttattaatactatatttttctttaattctttgggTATATTTTATAACTACTTTAAGTCTTTGCCAAATCCAGCATCTAAGGCCCACTTGGAGTCTGTTTCTACTGACTGCTTTTTTCTCCATGAGTATGAGTTACACTTACCTGTTTCTTTTCGTAtccagtcattttttaaatgaaaattggaCATGGTAGATAATATATAGTAGTGACTCtggaatgttttgtttctttagaagCTACTTTGTACTTCTGAAAACTGTAGGCTTTCTTGTTCTAGTAGGCAGTTAACTTGCCTGCACTGAAACTATACAGCAGCTTATgtctttattcagtttttttgGCCTCTAGCTGCTACTTTTTCTGCCTGGTTCCCTGGGGGTTTCCCCTGTGTTTGTGTAATACAGTCATCACATGAGGATTTGGGCAgagtttattttcagattttgggGCTCATCTTCTTTGTGGTTTTTTGCTTGCAGAGTTCCTCTAAGTTTCCAGTTGCTCTGCTGTCTCCAAATTTTGTCCTCTGACACCTAAAACTGTAAGACTGTCTTTCTGCTCTCTGTGCTATGTGTATGTATGCTGTATGCTCAAACGTAAAGCAAACTTGCAGATTTCACTTGGAGTGgttctattttgttattttcatcttctgtaaaacagggataactCCTGGGATtgatatgagaattaaatgagataatataaaatCACTCAACAATACTCATgaaaatattagcttttatttcctttttttttttgcggtacatgggcctctcaccgctgcggcccctcccgccgtgtagcacaggctccggacgcgcagccccagcggccatggctcacgggcccagccgctccgcggcatgcgggatcctcccggactggggcacgaacccgcgtcccccgcatcggcaggcggaccctcaaccactgcaccaccagggaagcccctagcttttatttctgatttttgctgttgtttgtgttttgtttgtaacAGTAGTGATGATGGTGATTTGGAGGTTCTTAAAATGGGGTTAATCTGTGAgttgggcagagggagagaaaaagtagaTGTTGGTAGTTATTTGTGATAGGAAATACAATGAAGGAAAGTAATGATAGCAGCAGGGGGTATCATAATTTGGAAGTATTAAATTATGGTTTTTTGATTGCAAATGTTAGGACTTTCTGCCTCCAAGTATATAGATGCAACAGCCTTTAATACATGCAAATTATAAGGATAAACATGCtctttctttgtttacttttccaaatgggaaaagaaatgggTAATTGTGCTTCCAGTTTAGTTTAACAATCAGTACTGCTATTCTTATAACAAACGGGTGTTTCAGAGTAGTGGACCACAAAGTGATTGTTTAATAAGCCTATTCTGCATCTTTAGAACCTATAGTCAGATTTGGCTATTCATGATTATGTAAGTTCCGTGTTGTATGTAGAACtgctttgtaaattttaaagGTTGTGGAAGTGTTttattatagtaattttttttattgtggtaaaatatacacaacaatctttattcttttaactatttgtaagtgtataattcagtggcattaaatacattcacaatgttgtataacCATCATCACTATATAtacccaaaactttttcatcatccccagcATAAACTCTGTGCCCACTGAACAATAACTCCACATTTCTTCCTCCCCCAAGcctctggtaacctctattcAATTTTCAATCTATATGAATTTGAATATTCCAGGTGCTTGATACAAgtggtatcatataatatttgtatttttgtgtctggcttatttctcttagcataatgctttcaaggtccattcatgttgtagcacatactaaaatttcatttctttttaaggttgaataacattccattgtatgtatgtactatAGTAATTTGAGAAAATTTAGGTAGCCTTTTTTGGTAAAATATGCCAAGTTATAGATTTTAGTGGTAACCTTCTtaagaaaagtctttaaaaagaataaataaaatctggGGACTGTTCaggaagaatatttaaattttcagtaTTAAATATAAATCCCACACAAgtcttaagtttttttaaaaaaaaactatcaaaacaaacatttatgatGAAATTGATGTATGTTCTTTTTCTAGATGTTTCTCCCTGACCAAAtaacttttttggtttttctaGATAACTTTTGAGATatattcttaataatatttttaacttgattacatctagCTGTGCCTTTGATGGGTTTTCTTCTTACCTTCTTTTGATGTCTGTTTGCAGATAGGAGAAAGAATTCGAGTCATCTTGGACATGGAAGATAAGACTTTAGCTTTTGAACGTGGATATGAATTCCTGGGGGTTGCCTTTAGAGGACTTCCAAAGGTCTGCTTATATCCAgcagtttctgctgtatatggTAACACAGAAGTGACTTTGGTTTACCTTGGAAAACCTTTGGATGGATGACAGTGGCTTTCTTGGGATGAAAGACAGAGTGGAGGAGATACCTGCTTATGGAAAGTAGAATCATGAAGTGACAGTGTCATACATGCATGCCCAAGAAACATCCTGAAAAAACACATGATATTGTTAACTGGAGAAGCAACTCTACAGCAGAGATTATCTTAGTGTTTCCTCTTTTCTACTGGGCCAGAAAAATCCTCAGGGTTGCAGTTGGTTGAGTGGGCAGTTGACATATGCATGTTTCAACAGATTTTGTCTCTAAGTTAGCGATGTGATATTTTCAACTTCTAAGGTGAGATCTTAGAGATGGTGTAAAAGGGATAAGATAGGGAACTAGCAAGAGTTTTAAGTAGTGTGTTTGTGAAGAAAGACTGATCCTGTTTTACAACTGCCTGTTTTTTCTCCAGACCCTTTTTTCCAGCCAGCTTGACTATTAGAAAAGTATGAAACTGGttggattttatttaatatttttaatatattgagaaGCATGGTCTGCCTGGACTGCACTTCTCTAACGGTGAGATATAAAATTGTGCAgctattttaaaagttgtatatacaatatgtgtgtaaaaaaaaaactgtaaaaaaaaaacaggacaaaGGAGTTGCTTTGTTCTAGttcagtttcttaaaaaccaCTACATGGTACAAAATTAGAATAACATTTAGGGACAGTTTGGTaactacaaagaagaaaattttaagaggAGATGTGTTGTATTGGCtcattttgtattatatttggCTTACAGTTTCCATGCCTATTAcagtctgatttatttttttagccaTCAAAATTATTATACAGGTCCCTCAAATCTCCAGGCCAAGATTGAGGGAAGGCAAATCTATTTCTAATCATTcgtatatcaataataataataatgtgcatCTTATAgaatctggttttattttttgacctGCAAGAAAGTGTCTCATAAGAACAGAGAGCATTGCCATTTGTTCTTATAGGCCTCAAATATGAAAGCTGTTAGTCACAGACCTTAAGAAAATAATTGATCAATGGtccttttattttgtaactttatAATGCTGtagatattataattttttaatttcatattgttTACATCATGCAACAATCTAAGCCTCAGACTCTTTATTGGGGTTGTCAAGAAAATGTTTACTCATCCATCTGAAACAGTGCCAACCTGAACCCAGCTTAAGAATGTTCTTTATCTCATTATAAATAATTGCCCCCATGGGACTTGAAATAAAATACCTTATGCTGGAAACTTCAGGTTGGTGATATTTTGAAGGTTTTATTGTAGAAGAGTTTAACGTTAATTCCTATTCAGAATTTTTGACTAAGAAATCTGATTTCACTAATACTCTTTCAAATTAATAATTCAACGTACATGAGCTGAGATTTTCTTTTGttagaaaggaaacaaacatctTTCTGTATGAAAGTATAAATTGTATGGTTTCAGATACATCTTTGTGATAAGAAGTGACTAAGGCAAGTGGAATCTTTGTAGTTTTTAGGTTTTGCTGTATGCATATTTTGttttgaatctaaaaaaattaggGACAGCAAGCATCTGGCTGTGGTTCTTGGGTTGCTCCTTGCGAGTTAATATTATCAGTACTCCTGTGAAACAAGGGATTTCAGTCATGAACAAAGATTTCATTTTTGCCACCTGAAAGGTTTACAAGTATTTGTTGTGTATTTGGTGTGTTGCTTAAAGGTGTAATCTGTTAAAGATCCTTTTTGATACCCACATCAAGAAAGAAACCTCCTAGAAACCATATTTAATACTACAGAGTGAAATTATATGTTAAATGTATTAGAGAACATAGCTGCTACAGAAATTGATTTTTCTTGGTGTAGAACAACTCAATTTggcaaagtttaaaatttaattaaagaaGAGATCTGGTTCAGGATAAAGATTGAACTAGTTAGAAAGCTATGAGGTCTTTTAagcacttgtttctttttcagattgtgaTATGGTCAATTCAAGAGCTTTTGCTCAGAGTTTTGTTTATATCTTCTGTTTTGTCTTATTAGTAAACATTCATTTGTAACAAAGTTTTGAAGGTGCTGaatggaaaatggaaacacatgGTTATTGCATATTGAACCTAGAATCAAATGATTGCCTAAATATTAATAACAAGCCATTCTTGTCTCAAAGACTTAAATTCTTTAATATCCAATttgcaaattttataaaatggaggTTCATATTTAGCATGAGCATCAGGGGAATGAAGAGCCTTCATTTATAACCTGGTAAATTAATTTGTTACTGGAGACCAATAGTAGTTGTACAGAATACTAAGACAAACTGTTATAATGTTTGAGGAAATGGAATCTCTTTTTCATTGGTGCTGAGAGAGCACTTAGGTAGAAGCCAGTTGCCTCTGAATATTGAATATAAATCatctaaaccagtggttctcaaacttggctatAGTTTGGAGTCACaggcattttgaaaaatattgatgCTTGGGTCCCATACCCTAATATTCTGATGTTGGTCTGGGCTATGACATGAccataaggatttttaaaaacttcttaggTGATTTCAATATgttgccaaggttgagaaccactgatctaaatTCACcttaagttttctcatc is a genomic window of Delphinus delphis chromosome 4, mDelDel1.2, whole genome shotgun sequence containing:
- the FBXO45 gene encoding F-box/SPRY domain-containing protein 1 — protein: MAAPAPGAGAASGGAGCSGGGGAGAGSGAAGAGGRLPSRVLELVFSYLELSELRSCALVCKHWYRCLHGDENSEVWRSLCARSLAEEALRTDILCNLPSYKAKIRAFQHAFSTNDCSRNVYIKKNGFTLHRNPIAQSTDGARTKIGFSEGRHAWEVWWEGPLGTVAVIGIATKRAPMQCQGYVALLGSDDQSWGWNLVDNNLLHNGEVNGSFPQCNNAPKYQIGERIRVILDMEDKTLAFERGYEFLGVAFRGLPKVCLYPAVSAVYGNTEVTLVYLGKPLDG